The sequence CACCGTCGTCGCCAGACCGGCGACCGTCGCGGCATGTCAGTTACGGGCGCAGTTGTCGATGTTGTTGGTGCCGATGGCGGCGCGCGCCATCTTCTGCATCACGTAGTTGGCCTCGTTCGTGGCCTTTGCCGAGCTCCAGAAGACGATCGAATCGGGCCCGAAGGCCTCTTTGATCGACGTCAGGCGCCCGGCGATGAAGTCGTACGCCTCATCCCAGGTGGCGTCGCGGAAGCGGCCATTCTCGCGGATGAGCGGCGTGGTGAGCCGGTCCGGGCTGTGCACGAACTCCCA is a genomic window of Dehalococcoidia bacterium containing:
- a CDS encoding molybdopterin-dependent oxidoreductase, whose product is MHSPDRLTTPLIRENGRFRDATWDEAYDFIAGRLTSIKEAFGPDSIVFWSSAKATNEANYVMQKMARAAIGTNNIDNCARNUHAATVAGLATTVGKGAMTNSIAELADARLILAVGTNTTETHPVLALRVKEAIAKGAKLIVADPRTTEMAKYATRRLPLRIGTDTALFNAMARVIIEEGLEA